CAGTCGACCTCCTCTACCGCGCTTCGTGCCGTACCGACGCTTGCAACGGAGCGCCCCGGACGATCGGTGCCCTGCTCGCGCGTTGCCGGATTGTCCTGCTCCAGGATCTGCTCGACTTCGAGCTTGACCTGGTGCGCGGTGCCTTTGTTGCGCAGAAAGAGCGCCTTTTGGCCGTCGCCGATCAGAACGAGTGCATTGTGGGAGATGATGGGGATAGATTCATTTGTCATTGCTTGGTGCCTCCATATCGGCCCAACGCATGAATCGCCGCGTAGTTGCCTCTGCGACGCCGCCGTCCAGGCTACCAACCACGATCGGCACCGACTGCTCCCCCAGCATGCGGATGGAACTCCAGCCTTGCCTTC
This portion of the Bradyrhizobium sp. AZCC 2262 genome encodes:
- a CDS encoding host attachment family protein, producing the protein MTNESIPIISHNALVLIGDGQKALFLRNKGTAHQVKLEVEQILEQDNPATREQGTDRPGRSVASVGTARSAVEEVDWHYIAKERFAAEIAEALYRHAHDNRFDKLVVIAPAKVLGNLRKAFHAEVTDKIVGEIPKELTSHPIPHIERLVAA